The DNA sequence AGTAATTCGCTGCCGCAGCCCTGAATAACGAAAACTAAGCCGCGGGCTACGATCTGGTTGCACACCAATGGATACCGGACGGGGATGGGAACTGATTTCGTGCTCTGCAGAATGTAATGTCAGCCTGAAATTAACAGGCTTCTCATGCGTCCATTCTGTCTGGAAATGCTTTCCATCCGTACTGTTCCATTTTAACGAGATCTCCTCAGAATCAACGTCAATCTTCCAGACCTTCACATTCGTGGTCAGCTCCAATGTCACTTTTGACTGAGGCAGTAATCGAATATTTCCATCCGAAGCGGAAAAATGAGATACAAAAGGTTCCGAAAGACGTGGATGCGATGCACGAATCGATAAATCGGTAATCCGGGGTCGATCGATGGGAACGATTTCAAAAGGTTCTGTCCGGCCATCGCCTCCCCAGGCCTGTGCCTGAATCGGAAGTTGAACAGGGGGCAGTTCATAGCGAAAATCTCCTGCCTGAAAGCGATTCATGGTAATTGTTTCACTCTCACCATTTGCATCCTCCAGAGAGAGCCAGACACTCTCCGTCGGCTTGTCTGTATCTTCCACCTGAATCTGTAAGGTCGCCGCTTCCCCCCGTGGGAGCACCCACTGTCCTTCTTTCAGACCAACGACAATTAATCGGGTATCACGAGGCCAGGGCTGACTGGAACCGAGTAACCAGCGCGCTCCCCATAATTGTGCCGTTGCTGGCAGAACAATCAGAAAACAGACGGGGATCAGAACAGCTGCGAAAAGTCCCAGCAGACAGGCCTGGGTGTGCTTCTGGTTGATTGTTTTCTCGTAAGGATAATTGCTGAGACGCTGATAATTTTCCTGAACCGCCTGTGCGATCATCTCACCAGACTGAACTGCTTCATGCTGATGGCCCGGCAACTGTAACAGGCTAGCCACCTGAGGCGCCAGTGCCTGCTGATCATTGACCCGCCGCGCACGGTCGATCAGATTAGCCACTTCAATGGGCGAAAGAGAGACCTGGAACGGAATGTAGATATACCGCCACACCAGGTAACCGATGATCGCAAATCCCGCCAGCAGGCATCCAACACGGGTAACCAGACTCAATTCCAGCCACCAGTCAAACAGGAGTGAAAACGCAGCCAGAAACAGCAAAGCCAGACCAATTCGTGCCGCCGCTTCCAGCAGAATATGCCGGCGCAGCGCACATCCTACACGATCCAGTTTTCTGGAAATCGTGTTTTGCAGTTCTGCATATTTATGCGACTTTAGTTCGGACATCTACCGCTGACTCCTGTTGCGATATACCATCTTTTAAATCAGACGGCACCACTTTCGCAAAATCCATTCTGTAACCAGTAAACCAAAGATTAAGATATAGAAGATTGGTGCATCCCAGATTTCCTGACGTTCTTCCAGAAAGCGGGAGACTTCTTTAATTTTAAAAGCGCCTACAATGTCGTTCGTTTCTGACAACTGATAGACCCGACCTCCCGTCGAACTCGACATGGTCTCCAAATATGCTTGGTTCAGAGTCGGATTTTGCAGTTCCTGATTTGGAAATTCGACTTTTATCGGCATGGTAGCCGCCTTCACACTCGCCCCGGCTGCTTCATCTCCCATCCAGACACGGACAAAATACGTCCCAGGTGACGGCACCGGAAAGTTCGTAGAGAATTCACCTCTTTGATTGCCTTCTGTCAACGTCAGTGGAATCGGCTGTTCATCACCGCGCTCCACTTCACCGTATAAACGCTGTAGACCAGGCTCGATCTGGCTCTCATCCAGAAAACGGGCGACTACCTTAGCCTGTTCTCCGGGCTGGTACTGTGCCTGTGGCATCGAAAGCCGGAAAGGGTAATTCCCTCCCAGTTGTTTGCTTCTGCCGGCCCGATCCACGACTCGTGCCCAGAATCCGTCAAACAACTGCTCATTCAGATACCGCCAGCGATAGGTACTGTCAAAACCGATAAAAATCGACCAGCCGGGTCCCACGCGTTGCGAGGCGATCAGAACCTCCTGACCGTATTCATTTCGCATGCGGGGATCCGCATGAACCGCGAGCACCGTCGCCCCCGGTTTCGCTTTGGTCACAGGAAAGTGCCAGAACATACCGGGTAAATTTTTCAGAAGCTGCTCATTTGCCTGACGATCACTGGCAAAGTTAAAAATGGGATCCTGGACTCCCTGAGTAGTCACATCCAGTTTCCAGGGAGAGCGAGCACTCAAGCGAATCTGAACTTGAGAACGAAAGAGTCCCGGCTCTCGAATAACGGGCAATAAGTTTAACCAGTCCAGGGTAGGATCAGACTGATGATCGAACATACTCGCAGTCTGCATTTCACCGGCAATATAGACCAGTCCGCCTCCTGCTTTGGTCACAAAATTCGTAAGCAACTCCGGAAAATTAACGGGCCAGCCGTTGGGGTCAGGATCGTACAATATCACGCAGTCATAATCGTTGAGTTCTTCCTGAGTGACCGGCAGACGACGAATTGGCAGATCGCCCGGATGTTCATAGGTTTTATCAGCCGCCATGAGCCAGGTCGAAAGATTAATCTGGCGATCCCGTAAAAACGTATTTCGCAGAAACTGAACTTCAGGAAAGGTCGATCCTGCAATAAACAGGACATTCAACCGCTGTCGAATCACGCGTACTTCGGCGGAGGCCAGATTATCATCCTGCGAGATTTCCGGCCCCGCATCGATAATATTTGCTCGAAATTCGACCTTACCGGTTTTTGTTTCAGTGAACTGATACGTCCGCGGTTGTAACTGGCCTTCAAGGTTAAGCACGACATCCTCGCGAATGAATTCCTGCCAGGGGCCACCATTGCGTCGCTGTTCAATCAGCAGGGTCGCAGATTGAGTCTGCATTCCCCGTGATTCAATATGCACCGTGAGCTGATTCGCATCCTGCACAAATATCACCGGGCTGACTTCGAGTTCTGTAATCGCGACATTCCGCGGTCCATCTGTTGTCCCCATACCAACCGCAACCAGAGGGATTCCTTCATCAGACAGCATCTGCAAGACTTCTTCCGGGGGTTCTCCAGACGTCGATTGTCCATCGCTGATCAGTAAAACCCCCGAGAGAGGCATCCCGGAATAGGAAAGCAGTGCCTGGCGAAGAGAACTGGCGATAGCAGTCGCATTTCCACCGGCGCGCCATTCCTCAGAGTCTGATAATGCCTCTGGATTGAACTTATCATTGAACCCATGCAGGTGGACCGTGCGTTTTCCGTCAGCAGACAGGTCTTTCAGAAACGATGGTGTCACCATTTTCTGTGCAAGTTGCAGGCGGTTCATTCTGCGGAGAACATCCACGTCTGACGACATCCCCAGACTGCGTGCCATTTCCATGGCCCGTTCTTCATCCTGCCAGGCATCCTTCAGCGACATGGACTGCGATGTATCCAACAGGACCAGCAGATGCGAAGGAATTTTTTCCTCTTTACTCAATACCAGAATTGGTTCGAGCAGCATGGCAATCACCAGCAGGACCAGAGCGATTCGGATTGAGTACAACAGACAGCGGCGGAGCAGGGGTATCTGCCTTGCATCCCGTTGATACAACCACCAGCCGCCAGCTACCAGTACGACGACTCCCAGAATCAGAAAGAGCATCCGATCTCCTGAAGGCAAGCCAACCCACTGCGCGGACCACTGGCCACCTTCGGCCCAGGTCGAGGATTGAATACCAAACAGTTTTTCCAGAAATCGGTTCAAGTTCACAACTCTTTCTTTAGCGACGACGACCAATCCAGGCCGCCAGCAGACTCTCGGAAATCAGACAACCCAGTAATACGACTGCCAGGTATCGCCATAATTCAGTCCCGGCTGTCGATAAGTCCATTTCTTTTCCCTGATAACGAATCA is a window from the Gimesia benthica genome containing:
- a CDS encoding vWA domain-containing protein; this translates as MNLNRFLEKLFGIQSSTWAEGGQWSAQWVGLPSGDRMLFLILGVVVLVAGGWWLYQRDARQIPLLRRCLLYSIRIALVLLVIAMLLEPILVLSKEEKIPSHLLVLLDTSQSMSLKDAWQDEERAMEMARSLGMSSDVDVLRRMNRLQLAQKMVTPSFLKDLSADGKRTVHLHGFNDKFNPEALSDSEEWRAGGNATAIASSLRQALLSYSGMPLSGVLLISDGQSTSGEPPEEVLQMLSDEGIPLVAVGMGTTDGPRNVAITELEVSPVIFVQDANQLTVHIESRGMQTQSATLLIEQRRNGGPWQEFIREDVVLNLEGQLQPRTYQFTETKTGKVEFRANIIDAGPEISQDDNLASAEVRVIRQRLNVLFIAGSTFPEVQFLRNTFLRDRQINLSTWLMAADKTYEHPGDLPIRRLPVTQEELNDYDCVILYDPDPNGWPVNFPELLTNFVTKAGGGLVYIAGEMQTASMFDHQSDPTLDWLNLLPVIREPGLFRSQVQIRLSARSPWKLDVTTQGVQDPIFNFASDRQANEQLLKNLPGMFWHFPVTKAKPGATVLAVHADPRMRNEYGQEVLIASQRVGPGWSIFIGFDSTYRWRYLNEQLFDGFWARVVDRAGRSKQLGGNYPFRLSMPQAQYQPGEQAKVVARFLDESQIEPGLQRLYGEVERGDEQPIPLTLTEGNQRGEFSTNFPVPSPGTYFVRVWMGDEAAGASVKAATMPIKVEFPNQELQNPTLNQAYLETMSSSTGGRVYQLSETNDIVGAFKIKEVSRFLEERQEIWDAPIFYILIFGLLVTEWILRKWCRLI
- a CDS encoding mitotic spindle assembly checkpoint protein MAD1; translation: MSELKSHKYAELQNTISRKLDRVGCALRRHILLEAAARIGLALLFLAAFSLLFDWWLELSLVTRVGCLLAGFAIIGYLVWRYIYIPFQVSLSPIEVANLIDRARRVNDQQALAPQVASLLQLPGHQHEAVQSGEMIAQAVQENYQRLSNYPYEKTINQKHTQACLLGLFAAVLIPVCFLIVLPATAQLWGARWLLGSSQPWPRDTRLIVVGLKEGQWVLPRGEAATLQIQVEDTDKPTESVWLSLEDANGESETITMNRFQAGDFRYELPPVQLPIQAQAWGGDGRTEPFEIVPIDRPRITDLSIRASHPRLSEPFVSHFSASDGNIRLLPQSKVTLELTTNVKVWKIDVDSEEISLKWNSTDGKHFQTEWTHEKPVNFRLTLHSAEHEISSHPRPVSIGVQPDRSPRLSFRYSGLRQRITPQATIPFSILARDDFGIRQVGMTSEVPLTGISTSNKSAIEPEEVSDSSTPKNMKHEQNYPVYGPEDPARETVVEHEQRVSIAEMKLNPGAVITFQSFAEDNCFTGRQKTNSRQLVFRVVKPEELFREILLRQQQLRARLRKARDQAEQLRDKLKLARNSEEAAAWIREHQLIRREVGQVSHALNSSVEEMKLNQLGGAETWQLIEQTVLKPLQGLHDREMERQRQSLESLRSQTPEPLSEPTDQQDQILKTMDQILKNMAQWDSFIDVVNQLNAVIKLEQVVRDKTEELKKKQTDSIFDK